The window GGGACACTCGTCTGCGTCCATTCACCCCACCTGTCTGGTCGGGGGATGCGTACTTTGTTATCCACGTCGTAGCCCGGATAAGATGGGCTTGACTAGCGTGCCAGTGGGAGGTTATAGCTCTTCTCGCGCTCCATGACGGCTTCCCACGTGTGTTCGCACTCACACGACACTTCGTCGAACACGGAGGGGTCTTGCCGAAGGTCGAAATCCTTGATCGCTTTCTGTGCGAGGTCGTCGCATTCGCCACAGTTGTGCGCGCCCCGATCCGAGCCATGGCCGACTGGGTCGGAAACGACGATTGCGGGCGCATCAGCCGTGTCCTGTAGCACATCACAGACGCTCCAGAGCCATGGCGGCCGGTAGCCGTTCCGGAAGTAGAGTTCGTCTACCATGGTGTACCGCTGAACGTTCGTCGGGTTCATCGACACCGTGTGAGCATATTCGGCACATTTTCGAATCGACTCCTTCATATCCTGTACTGCGTCGGCCTCCGAGAGGAACGGCGGTTTCATCAACAGGTAAGCTTTGATGCCTGCGCCGACGGCATCGGCGTGTTCGCTGGCCTCGATGAACTGGTCGAAGTCGAAATATTTGTTCACGCAATCCTTTCGAACGCGGTCGTTCGCCGTCTCCAATCCGATCGCCACGTCGGTTTCGAGACCGACGCCGGTGAAGTCCTCCAACTTCCCCTGTTCGACGAAGTCCGGAAGGCTCTCGACCACGATACGGTCGCGGTCGGAAAACGTCTC of the Haladaptatus caseinilyticus genome contains:
- a CDS encoding archaeosine biosynthesis radical SAM protein RaSEA produces the protein MSTPTPESYEQGKGMDAHNSVMRDIRARKEKHYDPHEPTRVWLDEDNTPDGVYQSLTIILNTGGCRWARAGGCTMCGYVAESVEGGSVAHEALMDQIEVCLEHERENTDEKSGLIKIYTSGSFLDEREVGAETRQAIAETFSDRDRIVVESLPDFVEQGKLEDFTGVGLETDVAIGLETANDRVRKDCVNKYFDFDQFIEASEHADAVGAGIKAYLLMKPPFLSEADAVQDMKESIRKCAEYAHTVSMNPTNVQRYTMVDELYFRNGYRPPWLWSVCDVLQDTADAPAIVVSDPVGHGSDRGAHNCGECDDLAQKAIKDFDLRQDPSVFDEVSCECEHTWEAVMEREKSYNLPLAR